Below is a window of Populus alba chromosome 2, ASM523922v2, whole genome shotgun sequence DNA.
CATGGATGGTCAAGTATCTTGGAGAAAATCAAGATGTTCTAGACACCCTTAGAGTATGTAGAGAAAGTAGtgttctttttcacattcaagcATCAATGGACGTATTTTGGCCATCGTCAAGTAGTTTTATGCAACTAGTTAAATGACAATCTACTTTTTGTTTGGAGCAGGCAGAGCAACTTCACCTTGCAGAAAAAATTTCACCAGGGCCATTTCTCACACTGGAAGATCTTGCTGAGATGTCATACGCTTCTAAGGTGAATACAAATGATATCTTCCTCATTAATTTGATAGAAATTTTTGGGATTAATCTTTAGAGATAAAAAGAATTCCCTTTCTTGAGAGACTCCTGGTCTGATTAGGTGAATTCTGGTATGAAATATAAACGATCACAAACAGGTAGTCAAAGAATCATTAAGGATGGCATCCATAGTACCTTGGTTTCCAAGATTAGCACTTCAAGATTGTGAGATTGAAGGTTTGTCTCCTAACATCAATAACTTAATCTACGTACTTTCCACCACAACATTGTCTTTGATCATActatttgaaatttaatggtCCTTTTGTGGTTTTGTTTCCATAGGATTTAAGATAAAGAAAGGGTGGAACATTAATGTTGATGCTAAATCAATACACCTTGACCGTAATCTTTACAATGGCCCCAATAAGTTCAATCCTTCAAGGTTTAATGTAAGTCCCACCTATTGTCAAATCTGATTTCATTTATTCTCTTTCATTTTCCCATCTTGCTGTAAATAACTAATTAATGATCGACAAGCCACTTTTGCTTTTCATGTACAGGATGACTCAAAGCCATACAGCTTCTTAGCATTTGGGATGGGAGCAAGAACCTGCCTGGGAATGAACATGGCTAAAGCCATGATGCTTGTCTTCCTTCATCGTCTGATCACAACATACAAGTGAGTTCTCTTTATAATCTATCTATTTTTCACTCCACATTTTTCAAATGCAACTCACATGCACGCACGCATATGTATACGCACAACTGATAATTATACATTAGGTAGGATgctaaacatgatttttttttttccaggtggAAGGTGATAGACTTAGACTCAAGTATTGAGAAATGGGCAATGTTCTCCAGATTAAAAAGTGGCTGTCCGGTTCAAGTAACCCGTATGGATAATAGAAAGGATGATACCTCTGCGTATGGCTCTCATTAAACAAACAATGAGAAAAACATGGTTTGTATAAGCTGCCTAAAAGGGAACAAAACGAAGGCTTCGTGTTCATAGTTTATTGGGTGATCATTACTGGTTGAAGTAAGAATCAGGCAGCATTCTTTCCTAATTCTTGAAAAAGTTCTGGTCTAAAAGCTTTGCTTTCATGGCATGTATAAATGGCAAGCAAAGGGGAGTTATAATGAGTCAgaaatttgtaatttgtataAGCCTTCCTTTGCCTCGCTCCTTTCTGATACACTCATGATACCTGTTGATGAACAAGCAGCACACAGGAATGTCAAATAACATTTGCAATTCAATCATGAGATAGACgctgtgtgtatatatgtatttatGTCTATCGATATGATTGATTAAATTCATGGCTGGATCAATTTCTGAGAACTAAATCGTGCCACGTTAATTTCAGGTAGCCAAGGGCATGCCCTGGTAATATAATCAAATCAATCATCGCTATGCTGACTAAACGATATGCTGTCATGGAAACAATAACATATATCACTGAAGAAACCATCAAATGTTTTGAATGGAAGCTATGCTCATttgcaattattattattattttttaattagtgttgttgtttaaattagtttatgcacatctcgattaatttcatgattctaaaattaacgattatataagtttttagtgagcatcatattagcaatcacaaagtttaaatttaaaaccataaacgAACAAACCTTTTAATATTTAACCACCTATTAGATTGTTCATttgcaaatattattattatagggaGAGCAAGTGCTGCTATGATTCTAACAAACTGATCTCATCGCCAGCAAGTTCCTGTCCAAATTATGATCATATGATGACAGTGTTTCCCCAACCACACCATGACAACAAACTGGATGAAATATGTGAATCATGTATACGTATATTCCAATTAATCGGCGGGTGGACCGTCaattcatgattttataataaGTTGGCTATGCATAATTAATATGAAGTGgacagataatttttttttttttttcccagattCAAATCTCGACTTGCCACTAACACTACAAGGTGTCGTTGTTATTTGTTAGACATTCACACGCGATTGCATCTCCTTTTAGCATCGCAATGGCCCCTTTTTATCAACTCCACTCCTCTGCCTAATGCCTCCATTTCTTTGTTGTCAAGTAATGCTACTACTtcgtgattatatatatatatatatataatcacgaAGTAGTAGCAttacttgatatatatatatatatatattgattaaaagACATAGGAAGAACACAAAGGCTAAGCTCTTTTTCTTACGCATACACCCGTGGATACACTACTTTCTTAATTTGTACTCGTGGCATTAATTATCGCAAAATGTTGTAATATAATTAATGGACAAATAATCAACTAAAGTAATCTAGAAGATCATTGAGAAACGAGAACAGAGAAGTCTGGTCTGAGTGTGCAAATCTAAGGGTGTTTATTTGACAGCAAGCAATCATTCTTTTGTAGCttttcctatttatttatttcagatGAATAGTGGGTTGTAGCCCTACTTTCTGCCCTGGATTATGTTTTACGCATTCTTTTCCTAAAGTAAtaccatttcttttttctttttaatctattaCGATgttaaatactaattaattgCTTATGGGGGCTACGTTtcagtaattaattaatagctgcctaaatttcaaaaaaataaataaatatgtttcttCAATTCAGGCAACGACACTGATCAGTTGTTCACCTTTTTCCCACCATCCAATACGACGACGGAACCATAATTATTTAAGCATAGCCTAACAAATACAGATATGCTAAAGACAATCGAAAAGCACAAGGCTCGGTGGTTgggtatcttaaaaaaaattatggggaCAAATTGTTgctattaattttgttttgtttaatatcTATTGCAATTTGAGGTGTCAGCATGGATTAAATTTCTCATTCCTCAACACTTATTGCACAGTTGATGATGTTGACTTAACCACACCAAATGTCTTTCCACGTGCTTAAGACTTGTTAActgaatttatttgtttttatattttaatttttttttatttatttcaaattaatatatttttaatatcttcaaattattttgatgggataatatcaaaaataatttttaaaaaataaaaaaactatcattttaatttttaattattatcaacttTATATAATCCAAAGTGCTATTGTCTAATCCACTAATTTCTTGTgatagtttatattttaatttttatatgttttttaatatattaaaataataaaaatatgtttttaatattaacagattaaaatgaataaaaaaattaatttaaaattttaaaaatataattagatcgAAATGTAGAATAGTGCCTTTGAGATCCTCAACAAACCTGCTAACTAACAATAACAACGGTCCGATTTCTAACTCTAAAAAAGAAATCGGGGCATCTTGTATTAATTTCTTGACATGACAGCTAGCTAGTAgtataaggaaagaaaatgacaaaCCTAAAAGACAAGGTTATGTGTCCCGGTAAGACTCTATTTTTAGTCTACTATTTCATACATAGTCTTAGTCTTTGTCGACATTAGTTTACTTTGAGTTTTTAGGTTTATCTATTAATGTTTCGGTTACTATTTGACTATTCTAAAACTACTAGAATAAGCTCCATCCGAGAGATGGGAACCTCTCATGCCCGCAATAGGAGCCACCATCCACTACAGCTTCGGACAAACCTCGATCAGaacacaataaaagaaaataagtaaatattACATCCGTAGATGTTGACGATGCCTTCTGCTGTTCAATCATCATAAATGGTGCTGTCCCTCCAGAAAATCTTTGCCAATATCACAAGATGGAAGTACGTAAAGAGGACAAATTATGAATTGGGTATGGTTGATTCCATGGAATtaacaacttttattttgaGCATCAAGAATTAGCATTCATAATAGGAAAAAATTGGAGATTTTTAGTGTAATGGGTAGATGAACTTATTTTGGttcgaaaaagaaaaagaaaaaagacagcgTTCGGAACTCATTAGATGCAGTTCTTGCTCGAAAgagaagacaaaaagaaaagcaaaactaTTGTATTTCGCACATGCTAAACTctttgaaactgaaaaaaacccaaataagtACAAGCATGCTAAttaactcttttatatatatatatatataaacaattatgTGATATTTTTAAGGTAGCTGAGAATAAGTGTAAGGGCGTAACTTTCCCATTTGATCAATAGATCATCCATATCAAAATTAAGAGTTCatcaaaaaatttacttttaacaatttaatcaAAGATTTGAATCTAATAAATTATAGAATAAGTATATATAGTTCTAGACAATCAAATCAAGcactaattaattatcaatttacCACCGACTGGCCAGGTTTTGATAGTATTGTACGGAGGAAAAGTCCTCCGAAGTTCGaagtcaaaaacaaaattagttgCATGATTATTGTAATAGTACAATATTGGTGCTTCTGCCTCGACtaacatataaaacaaaaaggaagaagaagaaatgatggggcatgtaattaaaaaagagaCCTCTTCTATCCCCTTTGTTGCAGAATTTCCACCACAAGTGGATAAGCGCAAGCTGCTTCATTATAAATAATCTACATATtataatacaagaaaataaaatatccttAATCCCAcggtatatgttttttttttaacagcaacatgaacaaaataatgCATCAATCTCCCTTTACCTTTGTGGCTATATGTTAATTAGGAAACATAAAAGTAGATTAAAGGATAAAATGGAGGAAGAGGTGGTATAAAATAGGAACGATGACAATGACATTTCCCAAGGGAGGGAGGAGATGGTGATAACTTTGCTTTCGTTATGAAGAAATTGTGTATCCTCCATTGATGATCGTTTTCCCGAACCCCCACTAATCCATTGAAATATTCAAGTTCCTGCAGGTCTCTATAATTGCATACTGAATTCTTATCTGCCCTTTAATTGGATAAAAAGGTGACTTTTTACTTGTGAAGATCCCACCATTTTCAGGATAAAAAATGCCGCTGCTTTTAGGGTTTGGGCAATTATGCACTAATAAAAGCCAAATTCTGCGGCTGTCAAAAGGACTATCAATCGCACTACTCCTATCTAATAATTTTTGTCATTATACCTTATTGATTGGggcaaaaaaaatgatgaatcttgattcttgcataGTAATATTTTCCCACGTTTACATGAGGTGATATATATCGTGAAAGGGAATTTCGACGACTAGCCTCTGATCCAGGACCAGTTTTCCAAATGAAATTGATAGATTGATCTCCACTTTTTCAAGTACGCCCCTACAGAGGAGAACATTAAATAAACGTAGACAAAATCTGTGCAAGTGAAAAGGCTGAAGAGATAGCAACATAGAGCCATCAACATGCCAAGATAGAAGTCTGGACTCTGTAGTCCATCCCATCAGCTTGAAATTTTCAGAAATTAGCACAAATAACTAACAGAAAATCATAACTTCATAAAACAGCAATCATGACATGCTTGTCCAAACTCacgatttaaaaaaagaagaagaagaaaacgtaatataataaaatcgAGATGGATTTTACAGTGCCTAGCTAATTATTCACTCCTTTTTACTAATATtgctaaatattaattaatcaccTATAATTAATAGCCAAATACTGTTCCTCTCTCAAAATCTTCTTCTTATCAGCAATAAACGTCTCAACGGCATGCCTAAATTCGTCATTATCCATCTCCTGCATCGACTTTTTCGCGGCGGCCGGAGTGTTATAATTAAGGCGAGTACTGGTCTTGATCACAGACGACGTAATTTCCCAGCTTCCAGTCTCTGTCTCCGATCTTCCAAACTCTCGTGAACATTCCCTGTTCTCTTTTCCATTCCGCGCTGATCGCGTCCTCCAGCAACGCTTCTGCTCTTCAAACAGTGTAAGATCACGAACTgtcttctcctcctcttcaaCTTTGGCAGCATCAACAGTTTTCTCCCAGTAGACTATTTGTTTGTCGTCGTATAAGGTATCTGTCTCACGGACTGGAAGATCCTTCTCCTCTACTTGAACTGGTTTCTCTAGCAACGATGAAACAACCAACTGTTTGTCCTCGTGGGTTGTTGTTTTCCAACGAGGAGAGGAGTTGGAGGAGAAGGAAACGTATTCGTCGTAGATATCGTCTTGGAATGGGTTGTCGTTTTGGTCATTGTTGTGGGCTCTTGTGGATGAAAGATAGACAATTAGAACTATGAACATGTTTGCGAGCACAAAAACATAGATTTTCCGGTTAGAATAGGAGAGATAATGAGAGGCGATTTGTGTTATGACAGTGAAGCAAGAAAAGGAGCACCAAAGCAAGACTAAAGCTCCCACTGCTTCCAAAAAGTAGTGAGAGTATCTCATTCTGTTGTACCTTCTCATAGCATCGGCTTTCTCAGCCTTCACTTTGTCAAATTCAAAGGACGACATTGTTGGTTTGTGGGGTTttgatttaaaagaatatatcgAGAGGATGAAGAGAACTTTTCGGAGGGATTCGGGGTTGCTCGTGGGAGACGATTTTTATAGAGAAGGAAAGTGAGGGGAGTTAGGGATCATACAGAGAGGGATGACAGTTATATATATCGAGTGAAGGTAGCCATTAGCTGCTTCTTCACTGGTATTATATATCTTGCCTCAAATGGTTTGGTTTTTCTCGAGGAGGGTTCCTTGGAGAGAGAAAAAGGGAAGTGGCATATACAACACAGATTCCTTGGTGGAGaagtatggttttttttttagagatattgAGCCTGAGAATGATCCATTTTATGTCTGTTTTTAAGATTCCTCTGGCTAGCCACGTGGACGGTTAAAATTCCCGGCTTATTGGATACTCGAAAAAAAAACCCGACTCGAtggtgaaaaaattgaaaagcttTTACTCCAGGTAAGGAAGTAAGGACGGGGATGGAGCGCGTGACTATCCTCCGCGAAAAACACtcaatcatatatataaaactcaacCTTATCACAcatattatttttctgtttttcatcTTGTCTGCTCGATGTAGTCATAccagctaaaataaaaaatcattgaccgATGGAGAAAACACTTGATCACACCAGACTGgtataatgattaaaaaaaaataatttttaatttaattattgtatcACATTTAAATTCATGCCTGGTAATATAAGAGACCTGCTTTGCACGTCCTTTTGTCACATAGATTTTCTTAAATTAGgctattaagattttattttgttattttcctgattattttggattttatgatttttttggctacttctcccttttgttttagggttttgattttcttttcctacactgttaatgttatttttggGATTGTAAACATTCTAGAGAtgcaaattttattatattaatattttagaaataaaataagcatttttgtttttttatataattttataaatagttaaattactcaattatccttgttatttaaaatttttagccTTAGTTTCAAGGTCTTGATTGTAatttcataatgattttttttttttgttattgttgtttagtcatagggtttttttattttgtgaacaTAAAAATgcctttggttttgtttttttttaatttcatccataaatatttaattttagttggtttttatgttgaattaagTCCTAATTctattaattgatattttttcatttatattattttttttattgatttttttttaattttatcatttaatatttgtttgattaaaaatcttgtttctttgttttttaggattgtttttaataagattatcttgattttataatttgaatcataaatttaaaaaattaactcaagttaatttttattttttttaaatggacaaCCTCAATTTCATTACTAGTAATGAATTCGTGGGAAAGGTAGGAGCCGTTCTTGTTTTCGTTTTCACTTTTTTCCGTTTATCGTTTTTTACATATGACAAATCAATTGTAATCTTGCGATTTTCCTTTTTTCGTTTTTCACTGCAAGTTGAAATATTTTACCTTACATACGCGCGTCGACACACTCGAGTTGATAGTTGCAATGTAATTGTTATCACTATTTTTTAGTCGAGGTATTCTGACAATGGTactaattatgatttaaaatgtttgtttatttataaatatattaaaataatattatttattttttaaaaattatttttaatatttaatatatgaatgatttaaaaataaaaaaaattaaattttgatggaACGCAGTTTAAatcacatttttatttaaaaatatattaaaataataatattttttatgttttaaaatttatattaaacatgaaaatattaaaaaaataaaaaacaaaaaaattctatatttttgaaattaagttGAACATGATATTAATCGGTCATGTGTTATGCTACGGTATGGTTAATTTATCAATATATCCATTAGGAACGGGATATGATCCAAGGTCCAATGAATTCCGGGAATCCATGTAAATTCATGCCATGATATTGTCCGAAAGTCCTTCCATGTCATAATAAGGATCAGCCATGAAAGAAAAAGCAATAGGGTTCATGATCAAAGTGAATCTTTTAGCACTGGGTTTCCATGGGAAATTCATGAGCTCTTCAAAAAGGACAGACAGTGGAAAGATATAGCTCTCATGGGACATTATGGTTTGGTCGTGGAAGATGATGTTAAATACTGACTGGTTTGGTTATTCCAAGTGAGCCGAAAAGGCCTTCAATGGCCAGCGATCCACACCGCGTGAAAGTCACTGCCTGCCACCCTTTTTAGGGTTCAGGAAGTGACCAGGACCAGTAGTTGTGCAGGTGGAGATGAGTCATGGGAGGGGAATATCATGTGACTTCAATGacagtaaaaataaagttttagagattataaatatatatatatatatatatatatttataatcttatatatatatatatatatatttgtgacataattaaatatcatgttCTCTTTGATAATGAATTTatggccatgtttgtttcctggaaaatagtttccggaaaactattttccaaatttttttgtgtttgtttgctattagaaaagttgaccaatagaaaacactttccggttaatgaaaaacacttttcagtcaaataaaaatttggctcagttttcaggaaaatatttttccttttaggccatgtttgtttcctggaaagtagttttcgagaaatcatttttcaaactttcctgtgtttgtttgtcattagaaaaaatgatcaacgaaaaacacttttcagtaaaagaaaaatttggcttggttttcagaaaagtgttttcctgaaaaatttaagcgcaaaacactttctgaaagttatgaaaaatttagaaatgttattatttgctgattatatcaaatttgatcttcaaacttttgattgttatatatttttgttttgaatatttatttttcaatttcatctcttaaaattttatttttatattaactttggttcttatttttataattgctatttgcttttttcttatcatttttttattgaaattttttatctatcaaattttgtTCTCATTCTATTGATtgcaacttattttatttgaaataatttatgaaatgttgattattagtattttaatttcttcatctttttttttaattttttagatttgatctctattatttattttatttgagataatttatgaaattatatttttttttcaatttcattctcattcaactttttaatttgtaagatttgttccttattattttaataaacttgagaaaaataaaatattaataagttattttccagcttatttttcatgacataaacaaacattgaaaattatttttcaatttattgtttattacactatcaaacattgaaaaatactttcttgaaattcatttttctaaattttatttttcaaaaaaaaatattttctagcaaacaaactaaaatagttGCCGTGTCTACATGTTCATGagaatttaatgaaaaagatgCTATAAAGTTTGAAAGGGAAACTACAGTGATTTTCCTGGAcggtttcaactttcaactaaaatatattaatattaatcttCAATAGAACCATCACAGTTTGGCTGTGGAAAGAGAGGAAGGGAACTTCTTTCGGCAGGCACTTTACAGGTGCAAGTGCACGGGATATTGAAAAAAGGCTTAGACTTTAGACGTTGGGGGTCccagaaaaatatatatgaagctAATAATTCATCTCTAGGGTTTATTGGAGAACTTACCATTCAATTGTACTACAAGCCTTTTTGTCAAGCCAGCATTTCTAGAGAT
It encodes the following:
- the LOC118052797 gene encoding uncharacterized protein — protein: MSSFEFDKVKAEKADAMRRYNRMRYSHYFLEAVGALVLLWCSFSCFTVITQIASHYLSYSNRKIYVFVLANMFIVLIVYLSSTRAHNNDQNDNPFQDDIYDEYVSFSSNSSPRWKTTTHEDKQLVVSSLLEKPVQVEEKDLPVRETDTLYDDKQIVYWEKTVDAAKVEEEEKTVRDLTLFEEQKRCWRTRSARNGKENRECSREFGRSETETGSWEITSSVIKTSTRLNYNTPAAAKKSMQEMDNDEFRHAVETFIADKKKILREEQYLAINYR